CCTGCGGCATGAAGACGACCTGGCCGCCATCATGACCTGGGAGCAGGGCAAACCGCTGCACGAGGCGCGCGGCGAGATCCGCTACGCCGCCTCCTTCATCGAATGGTTTGCCGAGGAAGGCAAGCGGGTGTACGGCGACGTGATCCCGTCGCCGGGCGCCGACAAGCGCCTGGTGGTCGTGCGCGAACCGGTCGGCGTCTGCGCCGCCATCACGCCGTGGAACTTCCCGGCCGCGATGATCGCCCGCAAGGCCGGACCGGCCCTGGCCGCCGGTTGCACCATGGTCGTCAAGCCCGCCAACGAGACGCCGTTCAGCGCGCTGGCGCTGGCCGATCTCGCGCTGCGGGCCGGCATTCCCGCCGGCGTGCTGAACGTCGTCACCGGCGATGCCGTCGCCATCGGCAGCCAGCTCACCGGCCATCCGCTGGTGCGCAAGCTGTCGTTCACCGGCTCCACGCCGGTCGGGCGCCTGCTGATGCAGCAGTGCGCCGGCACCGTCAAGAAGGTCTCGCTCGAACTGGGCGGCAATGCGCCCTTCATCGTGTTCGAGGATGCCGACATCGACGCCGCCGTCGACGGCGCACTGCAGGCCAAGTACCGCAACGCCGGCCAGACCTGCGTCTGCGTCAACCGCCTCTACGTGCACGACGCCGTCTACGAGCGCTTCGTCGAGCGGTTCTCGGCCAGGGTCGCGCAGCTGCGCGTCGGGCGCGGCTTCGACGCCGCATCCGAGATCGGACCGCTCATCAGCGGCAAGGCCATCGACAAGGTGGCCGAGCTGGTGGCCGATGCGGTCGGCAAGGGCGCGCGGGTGGCGGTCGGCGGCGCCAAGCATGCCGCCGGCCCCGGCTTCTATGCGCCGACGGTGCTGACGGAGGTCGCGCCGGGCATGCGCATCCTCGACGAGGAAGTGTTCGGACCCGTGGCGCCGATCGTGCGCTTCCATGCCGAGGACGAGGTCGTGCGCATGGCGAACGACACCATCTACGGGCTCGCGGCCTACTTCTACAGCCGGGACATCGGCCGCGCCTGGCGCGTGGCGGAGCAGCTCGAGTACGGCATGGTCGGCATCAACACCGGCCTGATCTCGAACGAAGTCGCGCCCTTCGGCGGCGTGAAGCAGTCGGGGCTCGGGCGCGAAGGCTCGCGCTACGGCATCGAGGACTACATGGAAATGAAATACCTCTGCATGGCCGTGTAGGCCAGCGAGGATCGAAGAGATCGCAGCAATGGAAAATTCATATCGGACCATCCCGGTCAGGGTGGCGCGCATCGAGACCGTCACCCCGCTGATCAAGCGTTTCACCCTCGAAGCCGCCGACGGCGGCACGCTGCCTCCCTTTACCGGCGGCAGCCACGTCATCGTGCAGATGCGTGACGGCGCACGGCGCTACAGCAATGCCTATTCGCTGATGAGTTCACCGGAAGCCTTGGGCGCCTACCAGATCGGGGTGCGCCGCGAGACCCCGTCGAAAGGCGGCTCGGCCTTCCTCCACGACCGGGTGAAGGAGGGCGATCTGCTCGACATCACCACGCCGAACAATCTGTTCGCGCTGTCGGAGGACGCGCGGCATCACGTGCTGATCGCGGGCGGCATCGGGATCACGCCCTTCATGTCGCAGATGCACGAGCTGCGCCGGCGCGGCGCCTCCCACGAGCTGCACTACGCCTTCCGCGGGCCCGAGCACGGCGCCTTCAGCCAGGAGCTGGAGGCGCTGGCCGGACAGTCGGCGGGCAAGGTCCGGTTCTATGTCGACAGCCTCGGGCAGCAGTTGGACCTGGGCGGCCTGTTCGGCGGCCTGGTTGAAGGCGCGCACATCTACGTCTGCGGCCCGGCGGGCTTGATCGAGGCGGTGCGCAATGCGGCGCAGGCGGCCGGCGTCGATCCCGGGCGCGTGCACTGGGAGCAGTTTGCCGCCTCCGTGTCCGCGAACGATGGCGCTTTCACGGTGGTGCTGGCGAAGTCCGGCAAGACCGTCGAAGTCGGCGCCGGGGAATCGATCCTGGCGGCGATCGAAAGGGACAACGCCGTGCAGGTCGAATGCCTGTGTCGCGAAGGCGTGTGCGGGACCTGCGAGACCCGCATCCTCGAAGGCGAAGCCGAACACCTCGACCAATACCTCAGCAATGCCGAAAAGGACGCCCAGCGGACCATGATGATCTGCGTGTCGCGCGCCCGGAACGGCAAGCTGGTGCTGGATCTGTAATTCCAAGAGAGCGATAGAACGCCATGGAGGAGACAATGATGAAAGACGCGGGTTCGTGGAAGAGGGCGGCCGTTTTCTGGCTGACCGCAGGCATGCTGACGCCGCTGACGGCAGCCGCCGAATCGGGGGTGACGGTGTACGGCGTGATCAGTTCGGCGCTGAGATACACCTCGAATATCGACGGCAGGGAACATAATAAAACCGAAGTGGTGGCCAGCGGGATCGGCGGCAGCCGCCTGGGCATCTCCGGAACCGAGGATCTCGGCGGCGGCAACAAGGCCATCTTCCAGCTCGAGAGCGGTTTCGGCACCGATACCGGCCAGCCCGAGTACGGCATCCTGTTCGGCAGGCAGGCCTTCGTGGGCTTGAGCGGTTCCTGGGGCAGCCTGACTGTCGGCCGCCAGTACAACGCCGTGAACAACGTCGGCTGGTCCTTCAATCCACTGGACCAGAGCTGGGGCAACTACTGGTCCGATCCGTACTACACGGGCGGCGACATCTTCATGCAGGGCTACCGCATCAACAACAGCGTCATCTACAAGCGCACCATCGGCCCGGTCAGCCTCCAGCTCGATTACGGGGCGGGCGAGCAGACGGGCGGCGGTACGCGCGGCTCGACCTTCGGCGGCGGCATCATGTATTCGAAGGAGGGCCTGGGACTGGGCGCCGCCTACGACGAGCGCCGCGCGGCGTCGAGCGACGGCAACACCGTGAGCAACTACACCCTGGGCGCATCCTACGCCGCCGGCAAGGCGACCACTTATCTCGGCCGGATGGGGCGCCACGAAAGCGCCGGCCACGCGCGCTTCGCCATCTCCTTCATCGGTCTGGGCTACCAGCTCACGCCGGCCCTGCATCTGTCGGGCGCCTTTTACCGCTACGTCCAGAACGGCGGCGTGACGACCCAGTTCGAGGCGACGCCGCTACCGCTCGGCAGCGGCCATACCAATGTGTTCGCTGCCGTGGCGGACTATGCGCTGTCCAAGCGCACCAGCCTGTTCCTGGAAGCGGATGTGAACGATGCGCACGACGGCGCGGTGGGCCGCGAGACCGAATACTGGGGCTCGGGACCGGTCATCGGCATCGGCCATGCGGCTCGCAAGGGGGTGATGCTCGGCTTGCGGCACCAGTTCTAGCTGGTTCCGGCGCACATTCCATGAAAGGGACGCGCGACCTGTTCACATATCCAGGCAGGTCGCACGGCTGGGGCCGCGGTTACGCTGCACCCAGCGCAGGTTTGCCGTGTGAGCGATTCACGGCCGCGCTTGACCATCATCGTGACTTGTGCCGGTGGCTCCTAAGAACGCGCGCCCGGATCAGTACGCCAGCGAGCCCGCCATCGCGGACTGCACCAGGTCGTCGATCTCGCCGGTGACGTTGGTCATCGTGCTCGCCACGACGGCGAACTCGTTGCCGACCGGGCCGGCGCGCGCGGCCACGATCTGCGCGTTGAACGCGATCATGCGGGCCTGGCGCGCGATGGTCTTGATGTCGGCCATCATGTCCTGCATCTGTTTGCGCTGCTGCTGGGCATGACGCTTGGACTGTTCTTCATAGACCAGCGTCAAGGTGTTGAGCACACCGAGCAGCGGCGTCGCGCTGCGCACCAGGTCGTCGAGCAGGGCCGGCACGCGGGGCGATGCCGCGCCGATGGCGTCCAGCGTCGTTCCGGCCAGCGCGATGAACTCCCGGATGATCCGGTCGCCCTGCAACGTCCCGAAATAGGCATCGTGCAATTGCCGGCAGAAGATGCCCGGCAATCCTTTCTTGCCCTCGACCAACGTGATGTGCGCATCGGTGAACGCGGCCAGCACCTCGCGGGCGGTCTGGTCCGCGCCTTCATGGCCGAGCGACGCCAGCACCGCATACAGTACCGCCCGCTGGGACGTGAAGCGCCGCCGGCCGGACAGGTTGATCAAGACACCGAACACATCGCCGGACAGTTTGGTCTCGGGGGCAGCAGGGCGGGTAGCGGGAATTTCGGCGTACAGCATGATGAGCTCCATTCGGTTCGACCGCCTGCGGGGCGGCTGACGGGATACACGTTGCAGGTTCCATGCCAACCCGGATCGGGCTTTTCCGCCATCCATGCACCGACTTGAACCAGGTCCTCACGAAATCTGCACCCGGACGTGAGCACGCCGCCCCGAGAATGCGCAAGTCGGTAGCGCTTGACGGCACATGCGACAATAGTCAGCCATGAACCTGCATCGTCTCGACCTCGTCTCGCTTTCCCTGTTCAGCCAGGTGGTGCGCTCCGGCAGCATCAGCAAGGGCGCGCTGCTCGCCAACCTGGCCGTCGGGGCGGCGAGCAAGCGCATTTCCGACCTGGAGGCCGCCGTCGGCGCCGCGCTGTTCGAACGCCACTCGCGCGGCATCACGCCCACCGCGGCCGGCCTCGCGCTGGCCCGGCATGCGCAGCGCATCCTCGGCGACGTCAACCTGCTGGCCGCCGAACTGCACGACCACGCCAGCGGCATCGTCGGCGTGGCGCGCCTGTGGGCCAACACCTCCGCCATCACCCAGTTCCTGCCGGCCGACATCGCGGCCTTCGCCAAGGCCAATCCGGCGATCCGGATCGAGCTCGCGGAACTCAACAGCGGCGAGATCGTGCTGGGCGTGCTGGAAGGCCGCGCCGACATCGGCATCTTCGCCGACCGCACCCCGGCCCTCGGCCTGCACCTGATGTCCTACCGCGAAGACCGCCTCGTGCTGGTGGTCCCGGCCGGCCATCCGCTCGCCAAGCGCCGCAGCCTGCGGTTCGAGGAGGCGACCGACTACGATGTCGTCAGCCTGTCGCAGGGCACCTCGCTGGCGCAGCGGCTGCAGGCCGAGACGGAAGCGATGGGACGGCGCCTGCGCGTGCGCATCCAGGTGCGCAGCTTCGACGCGATGTGCCAGATGGTGGCGGCCGGCCTGGGCGTCGCGGTGCTGCCGGCCGACGCCGTGCGCGCGCTCGTGCGCTCGCTGAACCTGCGCCAGATTCCGCTCACCGATGCGTGGGCGCGGCGCCAGCTCCTGATCGGCGTGCGCGACCTGGAGACCCTGCCGCGCCACGCGCGCCTGCTCGTGGACCACCTCGCCGGCGGCGCCTAGAACCGGGCGAGCTTTCGCGAAACGCGAAAGCGGGGTTCACACCTTGATCATTCCGCACTCACGGGAGTACTGCCAGAATCGCATCCATCATCACGCCGTCAAGAGCGTGCGGGTCATTCGACGACTTACCAATCCGGAGACAACACATGAGCAAGATCCTTTCCGCCTCGACCGGCGCGGCCGACATCGCCGTCCCGGACATGGCGCGGATCGTGGCGAAGGTGGCATGGCGCATCATGCCCCTCATCATGATCTGCTACCTGTTCGCCTTTTTCGACCGCATCAACATCAGCTTCGCCAAGTTCGCTTTGCAAAGCAGCTTGTCGCTGTCCGACACCGCGTACGGCCTCGGTGCCGGGCTGTTCTCGGTCGGCTACGTCCTGTTCGAAGTCCCCAGCAACATGATGCTGTACAAGGTCGGCGCGCGGCGCTGGATCGCGCGCATCATGGTCTCGTGGGGCGTCGCCACCGCGCTGATGGCGCTGGTGCAGAACGAGTGGCAGTTCTATGTGCTGCGCTTCCTGATCGGCGCCATGGAAGCCGGCTTCGCACCCGGCGTGCTGTACTTCCTGACGCTGTGGTTCCCGACCGCGTACCGCGGCCGCATCACGTCGATGCTGTTCCTCGCCTCCGCCTTTTCCGGCCTCGTCGGCGCACCGGCCGCGGGATTGGTGCTGGCCCACCTGGACGGCGTGCTCGGCATGTCCGGCTGGCACTGGCTGTTCCTCGTGGGCGGCCTGCCGTGCATCGTGCTGGGCGCCGTCGTGTTCCTCGTGCTGAAGGACAAGGTCGAGGACGCGTCCTGGCTGGCCCCGCAGGAACGATCGCTGCTGTCGGCGCGCATCGCCGAGCAGAGCCGGCAGATCGGCAACCACTCGCTGCTGGACGCCCTCAAGACGCCGGGTTTCTTTACGCTGGGCCTGGTCTACTTCCTGATCCAGGTGAGTTCCTACGGCCTGAACTTCTGGGCGCCGCACATGATCCGCAGCGCCGGCACGACGAATCCGACCGCCATCGGCCTGCTCACCGCCGTTCCCTACCTGTGCGGCGCGATCGCGATGGTGCTGGTCGGCCGGCTGTCGGACGCCAGCGGCGAGCGCAGGAAATTCGTGATCGGCCTCGTGCTGCTGGGCGCGGCCGGCTTTTGCGGCGCGGGCCTGTTCGACCACAGTCCGGGCCTGCTGGTCGCGGCACTGGCCGTGATGGGCGCGGGTGTGGTAGCGTCGATCCCCGCGTTCTGGGCGCTGCCGCCGAAACTGGTGACGGGGGCCGGCGCGGCGGGCGGCATCGCACTGATCAATACGCTGGGGCAGCTGGGCGGCATCGTCAGCCCGGTGATGGTGGGACGCATCAAGGACGTCATCGGCAGCACCACGCCCGCCCTGTACGTGATCGCGGCGTCCGGCGTGATCTGCGCCGCGGTGCTGGCCTTCGGCCTGCCCGAACGGCTGCGCCAGCGCGAACAAACTGGAAACTGACGAGGACAACATGACGGCTGCTAGCACGATGTCCGCCACGGCCCTGCAGGGCGTGCGCGTGATCGAGATGGGACAATTGATCGCCGGGCCGTTCGCCGGCAAGACGCTGGGCGAATTCGGCGCCGACGTGATCAAGATCGAGGCGCCGGGCGCCGGCGATCCGCTGCGCAACTGGCGCATGATGAAGGACGGCACCTCGGTCTGGTGGCAGGTCCAGTCGCGCAACAAGCGCTCGCTCGCCCTGGACCTCCGCAGCGAGGAAGGGCAGGACATCGCGCGCAAGCTGATCGCCGAGGCCGACGTGCTGGTCGAAAATTTCCGCCCCGGCACCCTGGAAGGCTGGGGCATGGGGTGGGAGGTGCTGTCCGAGCTGAACCCGGGCCTCGTGATGCTGCGCATCTCGGGCTATGGCCAGACGGGCCCGTACCGCGACCTGCCGGGCTTCGGTGCGATCGGCGAGGCGATGGGCGGCCTGCGCCACCTGACCGGCGAGCCGGGACGCGTGCCGGTGCGCTGCGGCATCTCGATCGGCGACACCTTGGCCGCGCTGCACGGCACCATCGGCGTGTTGACGGCGCTGTACCACCGCAAGGTCAATGGCGGACGCGGCCAGGTGATCGACGTCGCGCTGCACGAAGCCGTGTTCAACGTGATGGAAAGCCTGATCCCCGAATACAGCGCGTTCGGCGCCGTGCGCGAGGCCGCCGGCAGCGCGCTGCCGGGCATCGCGCCCTCGAATGCGTACCGCTGCGTCGACGGCTATGTGCTGGTGGCCGGTAACGGCGACAGCATCTTCAAACGCCTGATGCAGGTGATCGGCCGGTCCGACCTGGGCGAGGCGCCCGATCTGGCGAACAATGCGGGCCGTGTCGCCCGCGTGGACGAGATCGATGCCGCCATCGGCGCCTGGACGGCCGGCCGCACCGTGGCGGACGTGTTGTCCATCCTGGGCGACGCCCGCGTCCCGGCCGGCAAGGTCTACACGGCGAAGGATATCGCGGAAGACCCGCACTACCGGGCGCGCGACATGATTCTCACCCAGCAGACGAGAGACGGCTACGAGGTGGAAGTGCCGGGCATCGTGCCGAAGCTGATGGGTACGCCGGGCAGCGTGCGTTCGGCGGCGCCGCGGCTGGGCGAGGATACGGACGCCGTGCTGCGCGAAATCGGCCTCACCGAAGACCAGATCGCGGCGCTGCGCGCGCGCAAGGTGGTCGCATGAGCGCCTTCATCGGCGCCGGCCGCCGCATCCACATCCAGGAAGTCGGCTTGCGCGACGGCCTGCAAGCCGAATGCCGCTTCGTGCCGACGGCCGACAAGATCGCGCTGGCCGATGTGCTGTCGGGCGCCGGTCTCGCGAAGATCGAAGTCAGTTCCTTCGTGTCGCCCAAGGCCGTGCCCGTGCTGGCCGATGCGGCCGAGGTGTTCGCCGGCATCGCGCGCCGGCCCGGCGTCGTGTATAGCGCCCTCGTGCCGAACGTGCGCGGCGCCGAGCGCGCCGTCGCGGCCGGCGTCGACGAGATGAACCTCGTCATGTCGGCCAGCGAAAGCCATAACTTGAGTAACCTGCGCATGACCCGCGAGCAATCCTTCGCCGGCCTGGCCGAAGTCGCCGCGCTGGCGCGGCGCCACGGCATCGCCGTCAACGTGTCGCTGTCGTGCAGCTTCGGCTGTCCGATGGAAGGCGACGTGGCGCAGCAAGCCGTGCTGGACTGGTGCGCGCGCTTCGTCGACGAACTTGGCGTGCACGGCATCACGCTGTGCGACACCACCGGCATGGCCTACCCGACGCAAGTGCGCGCGCTCACGGAGGAGGTGCGCGCGCGCTGGCCCGGCATCGAGTTGACCCTGCACTTCCATAACACGCGCGGCATGGGCCTGGCCAATGTGCTGGCCGCCATCGACGCGGGTGCC
This genomic stretch from Massilia putida harbors:
- a CDS encoding methyl-accepting chemotaxis protein, which produces MLYAEIPATRPAAPETKLSGDVFGVLINLSGRRRFTSQRAVLYAVLASLGHEGADQTAREVLAAFTDAHITLVEGKKGLPGIFCRQLHDAYFGTLQGDRIIREFIALAGTTLDAIGAASPRVPALLDDLVRSATPLLGVLNTLTLVYEEQSKRHAQQQRKQMQDMMADIKTIARQARMIAFNAQIVAARAGPVGNEFAVVASTMTNVTGEIDDLVQSAMAGSLAY
- a CDS encoding hydroxymethylglutaryl-CoA lyase gives rise to the protein MSAFIGAGRRIHIQEVGLRDGLQAECRFVPTADKIALADVLSGAGLAKIEVSSFVSPKAVPVLADAAEVFAGIARRPGVVYSALVPNVRGAERAVAAGVDEMNLVMSASESHNLSNLRMTREQSFAGLAEVAALARRHGIAVNVSLSCSFGCPMEGDVAQQAVLDWCARFVDELGVHGITLCDTTGMAYPTQVRALTEEVRARWPGIELTLHFHNTRGMGLANVLAAIDAGADRFDASLGGIGGCPYAPGATGNVCTEEVVHALALMGYDTGVDLAVLLDAARRLQDLVGHEVPSQIVKAGRRLDLHARPAAQAA
- a CDS encoding LysR family transcriptional regulator; amino-acid sequence: MNLHRLDLVSLSLFSQVVRSGSISKGALLANLAVGAASKRISDLEAAVGAALFERHSRGITPTAAGLALARHAQRILGDVNLLAAELHDHASGIVGVARLWANTSAITQFLPADIAAFAKANPAIRIELAELNSGEIVLGVLEGRADIGIFADRTPALGLHLMSYREDRLVLVVPAGHPLAKRRSLRFEEATDYDVVSLSQGTSLAQRLQAETEAMGRRLRVRIQVRSFDAMCQMVAAGLGVAVLPADAVRALVRSLNLRQIPLTDAWARRQLLIGVRDLETLPRHARLLVDHLAGGA
- a CDS encoding porin; protein product: MMKDAGSWKRAAVFWLTAGMLTPLTAAAESGVTVYGVISSALRYTSNIDGREHNKTEVVASGIGGSRLGISGTEDLGGGNKAIFQLESGFGTDTGQPEYGILFGRQAFVGLSGSWGSLTVGRQYNAVNNVGWSFNPLDQSWGNYWSDPYYTGGDIFMQGYRINNSVIYKRTIGPVSLQLDYGAGEQTGGGTRGSTFGGGIMYSKEGLGLGAAYDERRAASSDGNTVSNYTLGASYAAGKATTYLGRMGRHESAGHARFAISFIGLGYQLTPALHLSGAFYRYVQNGGVTTQFEATPLPLGSGHTNVFAAVADYALSKRTSLFLEADVNDAHDGAVGRETEYWGSGPVIGIGHAARKGVMLGLRHQF
- a CDS encoding NAD-dependent succinate-semialdehyde dehydrogenase: MSERGHLEGAPRLNDETLFRQQACIGGEWRDAANGATVQVFDPAGAGRIGSVPCMGEAETVAAIEAAHAALPAWRARTAKERAALLRAWYELVLRHEDDLAAIMTWEQGKPLHEARGEIRYAASFIEWFAEEGKRVYGDVIPSPGADKRLVVVREPVGVCAAITPWNFPAAMIARKAGPALAAGCTMVVKPANETPFSALALADLALRAGIPAGVLNVVTGDAVAIGSQLTGHPLVRKLSFTGSTPVGRLLMQQCAGTVKKVSLELGGNAPFIVFEDADIDAAVDGALQAKYRNAGQTCVCVNRLYVHDAVYERFVERFSARVAQLRVGRGFDAASEIGPLISGKAIDKVAELVADAVGKGARVAVGGAKHAAGPGFYAPTVLTEVAPGMRILDEEVFGPVAPIVRFHAEDEVVRMANDTIYGLAAYFYSRDIGRAWRVAEQLEYGMVGINTGLISNEVAPFGGVKQSGLGREGSRYGIEDYMEMKYLCMAV
- a CDS encoding PDR/VanB family oxidoreductase; amino-acid sequence: MENSYRTIPVRVARIETVTPLIKRFTLEAADGGTLPPFTGGSHVIVQMRDGARRYSNAYSLMSSPEALGAYQIGVRRETPSKGGSAFLHDRVKEGDLLDITTPNNLFALSEDARHHVLIAGGIGITPFMSQMHELRRRGASHELHYAFRGPEHGAFSQELEALAGQSAGKVRFYVDSLGQQLDLGGLFGGLVEGAHIYVCGPAGLIEAVRNAAQAAGVDPGRVHWEQFAASVSANDGAFTVVLAKSGKTVEVGAGESILAAIERDNAVQVECLCREGVCGTCETRILEGEAEHLDQYLSNAEKDAQRTMMICVSRARNGKLVLDL
- a CDS encoding CaiB/BaiF CoA transferase family protein; translated protein: MTAASTMSATALQGVRVIEMGQLIAGPFAGKTLGEFGADVIKIEAPGAGDPLRNWRMMKDGTSVWWQVQSRNKRSLALDLRSEEGQDIARKLIAEADVLVENFRPGTLEGWGMGWEVLSELNPGLVMLRISGYGQTGPYRDLPGFGAIGEAMGGLRHLTGEPGRVPVRCGISIGDTLAALHGTIGVLTALYHRKVNGGRGQVIDVALHEAVFNVMESLIPEYSAFGAVREAAGSALPGIAPSNAYRCVDGYVLVAGNGDSIFKRLMQVIGRSDLGEAPDLANNAGRVARVDEIDAAIGAWTAGRTVADVLSILGDARVPAGKVYTAKDIAEDPHYRARDMILTQQTRDGYEVEVPGIVPKLMGTPGSVRSAAPRLGEDTDAVLREIGLTEDQIAALRARKVVA
- a CDS encoding MFS transporter; the encoded protein is MSKILSASTGAADIAVPDMARIVAKVAWRIMPLIMICYLFAFFDRINISFAKFALQSSLSLSDTAYGLGAGLFSVGYVLFEVPSNMMLYKVGARRWIARIMVSWGVATALMALVQNEWQFYVLRFLIGAMEAGFAPGVLYFLTLWFPTAYRGRITSMLFLASAFSGLVGAPAAGLVLAHLDGVLGMSGWHWLFLVGGLPCIVLGAVVFLVLKDKVEDASWLAPQERSLLSARIAEQSRQIGNHSLLDALKTPGFFTLGLVYFLIQVSSYGLNFWAPHMIRSAGTTNPTAIGLLTAVPYLCGAIAMVLVGRLSDASGERRKFVIGLVLLGAAGFCGAGLFDHSPGLLVAALAVMGAGVVASIPAFWALPPKLVTGAGAAGGIALINTLGQLGGIVSPVMVGRIKDVIGSTTPALYVIAASGVICAAVLAFGLPERLRQREQTGN